A window of the Apostichopus japonicus isolate 1M-3 chromosome 8, ASM3797524v1, whole genome shotgun sequence genome harbors these coding sequences:
- the LOC139970904 gene encoding uncharacterized protein isoform X3 produces MSGSNSPSVMARKREELYGASRLKNVEALRSNLTTDHIAMISEEGMKSELPSWQSTSKINFKGTQPLRPKEQISSTDKQDNSHFDFKADNAPIDDVIYQSSLTSNDYQHKKTKPLPPVKPDGNVNLPDMNPRYWRDSSMAPSLYATDFSDNKEVRHGVEVPEVVKERNEMRRRNVEDVRSTHFRLGNDPSSFSTETGLCYNSKKPLPAVGGKNKTSADDMTTADLSQKMIEQDSAIFRKGDYNVTRPKPDSTTFSRDYNATEKPYKSAAFVEPTRTQKGRFLIDSTLKNAVETEASRYPGPPSVETKSVDPIASSSALKQLFLQYDAKRSGYVSKPILRRVCDCLLQPISPVDLEEILRHTMRGKEGAIDYQSFVDQFVDLQMKKQPKHATDVNANEVPCANSGGGREETNQQASPFIQQADTTFDTAMLGKEYQTSVHFKFGNDADKLSSIYNKDFQQSMQEQQQQTSRTKLAPQHSEVMHKLPGVEFGSSTKQSDFINFKEVSPAVFNNATAARDQASLKNKRRHEVNSVVLAGDKEKEATDRQKSLSHSSYVPHQNSDQFATSSAPLPKYNYLTGDGALPYPANVPRHSETNEAFASVKTHSTESNGELQAFKSENKDRSKDGKRAHFQMGNDDPNSVSEAMESFQLHEKRQIAAAGKKNQEDPRFKHHQVSKNTQDLSRDPMAPSNFQAQRMVKKSYYNAVPNPGDPLHIKLRSRLMDHDSDNTGRLVKRTVKHVCQEFQIAVSQYAMDNLLQRCESDFGDETVDYHKFVRSLTLEQIPNEVSAAHSSSIMMKDYRPLDQRSFTNAQLLTMKHMEDKPLEPMPTHFFHVDASGENTFQSLTTKDYVKPELHA; encoded by the exons ATGAGCGGTTCAAATTCTCCTTCAGTTATGGCTCGAAAACGAGAGGAATTATACGGGGCTAGTAGGTTAAAGAATGTTGAAGCTTTGAGGAGCAACTTGACGACAGATCATATAGCCATGATCTCAGAAGAAGGAATGAAATCTGAACTACCGTCCTGGCAAAGTACATCGAAAATTAATTTCAAG GGCACGCAACCATTGAGACCAAAAGAACAAATCTCAAGTACAGATAAACAG GACAACTCCCATTTCGATTTCAAAGCAGACAACGCTCcaattgatgacgtcatataccAATCGTCCTTGACGTCCAACGATTACCAACACAAGAAAACAAAGCCG CTACCCCCAGTGAAGCCAGATGGTAATGTCAATTTACCG GATATGAACCCCAGATACTGGAGGGATAGTTCCATGGCTCCATCCTTATACGCAACTGACTTCAGTGATAACAAA GAAGTACGTCACGGCGTAGAAGTTCCGGAAGTTGTCAAAGAAAGAAACGAAATGCGCAGGCGCAACGTGGAAGATGTCAGAAGCACACATTTTAGACTTGGAAACGATCCGTCAAG TTTTAGCACGGAGACTGGTTTGTGTTATAATTCTAAGAAACCTCTGCCAGCCGTTGGcgggaaaaacaaaacaagtgcgGACGATATGACGACTGCTGATCTCTCTCAAAAGATGATCGAACAAGATTCAGCCATCTTTAGAAAAGGAGACTACAACGTAACAC GACCCAAACCAGATTCGACCACCTTTAGTAGAGATTACAATGCAACTGAAAAACCCTACAAGTCAGCGGCGTTTGTGGAACCTACTAGGACTCAAAAAGGAAGATTTTTAATCGATTCAACTTTAAA AAACGCTGTAGAAACAGAAGCTTCTCGATACCCTGGCCCGCCCTCTGTTGAGACTAAGTCAGTTGATCCTATAGCTAGCAGTTCAGCATTGAAGCAGCTCTTTCTGCAGTACGATGCAAAGAG atCTGGTTACGTCAGCAAGCCTATCCTGAGACGTGTTTGTGATTGCTTGTTACAGCCGATATCACCCGTGGATCTCGAGGAGATTCTCAGACACACAATGCGAGGAAAAGAGGGCGCAATTGATTATCAAAGTTTCGTTGATCAGTTTGTTG atttacaGATGAAGAAACAGCCAAAACATGCTACAGATGTCAATGCTAATGAGGTACCATGTGCGAACAGTGGAGGAGGCAGGGAAGAAACGAACCAGCAAGCGTCACCATTTATTCAACAAGCTGACACGACCTTCGATACCGCTATGCTCGGCAAGGAATACCAGACGTCCGTTCACTTTAAA TTTGGAAACGATGCTGACAAGTTATCATCTATTTACAACAAAGATTTCCAACAGTCTATGcaggaacaacaacaacaaacgtcCAGGACAAAGCTAGCCCCTCAGCATTCAGAG GTGATGCACAAATTACCAGGTGTTGAGTTTGGGAGTAGTACCAAGCAATCTGATTTTATTAACTTTAAAGAAGTTAGCCCAGCTGTGTTCAACAACGCG ACCGCTGCCCGGGACCAGGCAAGTCTGAAGAATAAGCGAAGGCACGAGGTGAATAGTGTGGTACTTGCTGgtgacaaagaaaaagaagccACCGATCGACAAAAGTCTC tTTCTCATTCCAGTTATGTTCCGCATCAAAATTCAGACCAGTTTGCTACGTCATCAGCACCACTGCCTAAATATAACTACCTGACAGGTGACGGCGCTCTTCCATATCCAGCCAATGTACCACGGCATTCAGAGACAAACGAGGCCTTCGCGAGCGTTAAAACTCATTCTACTGAATCAAACGGAGAGCTGCAAGCATTTAAAAGCGAAAACAAGGATCGCTCCAAAGACGGTAAGAGAGCCCACTTTCAGATGGGAAATGATGACCCAAACAGCGTCTCAGAGGCTATGGAGTCCTTTCAACTGCACGAGAAGAGGCAGATAGCAGCAGCTGGGAAGAAAAACCAGGAAGACCCTCGCTTTAAGCATCATCAAGTTAG TAAGAATACACAAGACCTGTCCCGTGATCCGATGGCTCCAAGTAACTTTCAAGCTCAACGGATGGTGAAGAAGTCATACTATAACGC TGTACCCAATCCTGGAGATCCTTTACATATTAAACTCCGAAGTCGTCTGATGGATCATGACTCTGACAACACAGGTAGACTGGTCAAGAGGACAGTCAAACATGTCTGTCAAGAATTTCAAATTGCAGTTAGTCAATACGCGATGGACAACCTACTGCAAAG ATGTGAATCTGACTTTGGAGACGAGACAGTTGATTACCATAAATTTGTACGAAGCCTAACTTTGGAACAAATACCTAACGAGGTCTCGGCAGCACACAGTTCTTCTATCATGATGAAAGACTATAGGCCCTTAGACCAGAGAAG TTTTACTAATGCTCAGTTACTTACAATGAAACACATGGAAGATAAACCATTGGAGCCAATGCCGACCCACTTCTTTCACGTTGATGCATCGGGAG aaAACACATTCCAATCTCTAACAACGAAAGACTACGTTAAACCGGAGCTCCATGCTTAA
- the LOC139970904 gene encoding uncharacterized protein isoform X1, whose amino-acid sequence MSGSNSPSVMARKREELYGASRLKNVEALRSNLTTDHIAMISEEGMKSELPSWQSTSKINFKGTQPLRPKEQISSTDKQELTHKENVTFFLFSLHATQHLQRFYQDNSHFDFKADNAPIDDVIYQSSLTSNDYQHKKTKPLPPVKPDGNVNLPDMNPRYWRDSSMAPSLYATDFSDNKEVRHGVEVPEVVKERNEMRRRNVEDVRSTHFRLGNDPSSFSTETGLCYNSKKPLPAVGGKNKTSADDMTTADLSQKMIEQDSAIFRKGDYNVTRPKPDSTTFSRDYNATEKPYKSAAFVEPTRTQKGRFLIDSTLKNAVETEASRYPGPPSVETKSVDPIASSSALKQLFLQYDAKRSGYVSKPILRRVCDCLLQPISPVDLEEILRHTMRGKEGAIDYQSFVDQFVDLQMKKQPKHATDVNANEVPCANSGGGREETNQQASPFIQQADTTFDTAMLGKEYQTSVHFKFGNDADKLSSIYNKDFQQSMQEQQQQTSRTKLAPQHSEVMHKLPGVEFGSSTKQSDFINFKEVSPAVFNNATAARDQASLKNKRRHEVNSVVLAGDKEKEATDRQKSLSHSSYVPHQNSDQFATSSAPLPKYNYLTGDGALPYPANVPRHSETNEAFASVKTHSTESNGELQAFKSENKDRSKDGKRAHFQMGNDDPNSVSEAMESFQLHEKRQIAAAGKKNQEDPRFKHHQVSKNTQDLSRDPMAPSNFQAQRMVKKSYYNAVPNPGDPLHIKLRSRLMDHDSDNTGRLVKRTVKHVCQEFQIAVSQYAMDNLLQRCESDFGDETVDYHKFVRSLTLEQIPNEVSAAHSSSIMMKDYRPLDQRSFTNAQLLTMKHMEDKPLEPMPTHFFHVDASGENTFQSLTTKDYVKPELHA is encoded by the exons ATGAGCGGTTCAAATTCTCCTTCAGTTATGGCTCGAAAACGAGAGGAATTATACGGGGCTAGTAGGTTAAAGAATGTTGAAGCTTTGAGGAGCAACTTGACGACAGATCATATAGCCATGATCTCAGAAGAAGGAATGAAATCTGAACTACCGTCCTGGCAAAGTACATCGAAAATTAATTTCAAG GGCACGCAACCATTGAGACCAAAAGAACAAATCTCAAGTACAGATAAACAG GAACTCACTCACAAAGAAAATGTTACATTCTTTTTGTTCTCCTTACATGCGACACAACATTTACAGCGATTTTACCAG GACAACTCCCATTTCGATTTCAAAGCAGACAACGCTCcaattgatgacgtcatataccAATCGTCCTTGACGTCCAACGATTACCAACACAAGAAAACAAAGCCG CTACCCCCAGTGAAGCCAGATGGTAATGTCAATTTACCG GATATGAACCCCAGATACTGGAGGGATAGTTCCATGGCTCCATCCTTATACGCAACTGACTTCAGTGATAACAAA GAAGTACGTCACGGCGTAGAAGTTCCGGAAGTTGTCAAAGAAAGAAACGAAATGCGCAGGCGCAACGTGGAAGATGTCAGAAGCACACATTTTAGACTTGGAAACGATCCGTCAAG TTTTAGCACGGAGACTGGTTTGTGTTATAATTCTAAGAAACCTCTGCCAGCCGTTGGcgggaaaaacaaaacaagtgcgGACGATATGACGACTGCTGATCTCTCTCAAAAGATGATCGAACAAGATTCAGCCATCTTTAGAAAAGGAGACTACAACGTAACAC GACCCAAACCAGATTCGACCACCTTTAGTAGAGATTACAATGCAACTGAAAAACCCTACAAGTCAGCGGCGTTTGTGGAACCTACTAGGACTCAAAAAGGAAGATTTTTAATCGATTCAACTTTAAA AAACGCTGTAGAAACAGAAGCTTCTCGATACCCTGGCCCGCCCTCTGTTGAGACTAAGTCAGTTGATCCTATAGCTAGCAGTTCAGCATTGAAGCAGCTCTTTCTGCAGTACGATGCAAAGAG atCTGGTTACGTCAGCAAGCCTATCCTGAGACGTGTTTGTGATTGCTTGTTACAGCCGATATCACCCGTGGATCTCGAGGAGATTCTCAGACACACAATGCGAGGAAAAGAGGGCGCAATTGATTATCAAAGTTTCGTTGATCAGTTTGTTG atttacaGATGAAGAAACAGCCAAAACATGCTACAGATGTCAATGCTAATGAGGTACCATGTGCGAACAGTGGAGGAGGCAGGGAAGAAACGAACCAGCAAGCGTCACCATTTATTCAACAAGCTGACACGACCTTCGATACCGCTATGCTCGGCAAGGAATACCAGACGTCCGTTCACTTTAAA TTTGGAAACGATGCTGACAAGTTATCATCTATTTACAACAAAGATTTCCAACAGTCTATGcaggaacaacaacaacaaacgtcCAGGACAAAGCTAGCCCCTCAGCATTCAGAG GTGATGCACAAATTACCAGGTGTTGAGTTTGGGAGTAGTACCAAGCAATCTGATTTTATTAACTTTAAAGAAGTTAGCCCAGCTGTGTTCAACAACGCG ACCGCTGCCCGGGACCAGGCAAGTCTGAAGAATAAGCGAAGGCACGAGGTGAATAGTGTGGTACTTGCTGgtgacaaagaaaaagaagccACCGATCGACAAAAGTCTC tTTCTCATTCCAGTTATGTTCCGCATCAAAATTCAGACCAGTTTGCTACGTCATCAGCACCACTGCCTAAATATAACTACCTGACAGGTGACGGCGCTCTTCCATATCCAGCCAATGTACCACGGCATTCAGAGACAAACGAGGCCTTCGCGAGCGTTAAAACTCATTCTACTGAATCAAACGGAGAGCTGCAAGCATTTAAAAGCGAAAACAAGGATCGCTCCAAAGACGGTAAGAGAGCCCACTTTCAGATGGGAAATGATGACCCAAACAGCGTCTCAGAGGCTATGGAGTCCTTTCAACTGCACGAGAAGAGGCAGATAGCAGCAGCTGGGAAGAAAAACCAGGAAGACCCTCGCTTTAAGCATCATCAAGTTAG TAAGAATACACAAGACCTGTCCCGTGATCCGATGGCTCCAAGTAACTTTCAAGCTCAACGGATGGTGAAGAAGTCATACTATAACGC TGTACCCAATCCTGGAGATCCTTTACATATTAAACTCCGAAGTCGTCTGATGGATCATGACTCTGACAACACAGGTAGACTGGTCAAGAGGACAGTCAAACATGTCTGTCAAGAATTTCAAATTGCAGTTAGTCAATACGCGATGGACAACCTACTGCAAAG ATGTGAATCTGACTTTGGAGACGAGACAGTTGATTACCATAAATTTGTACGAAGCCTAACTTTGGAACAAATACCTAACGAGGTCTCGGCAGCACACAGTTCTTCTATCATGATGAAAGACTATAGGCCCTTAGACCAGAGAAG TTTTACTAATGCTCAGTTACTTACAATGAAACACATGGAAGATAAACCATTGGAGCCAATGCCGACCCACTTCTTTCACGTTGATGCATCGGGAG aaAACACATTCCAATCTCTAACAACGAAAGACTACGTTAAACCGGAGCTCCATGCTTAA
- the LOC139970904 gene encoding uncharacterized protein isoform X2: protein MSGSNSPSVMARKREELYGASRLKNVEALRSNLTTDHIAMISEEGMKSELPSWQSTSKINFKGTQPLRPKEQISSTDKQRFYQDNSHFDFKADNAPIDDVIYQSSLTSNDYQHKKTKPLPPVKPDGNVNLPDMNPRYWRDSSMAPSLYATDFSDNKEVRHGVEVPEVVKERNEMRRRNVEDVRSTHFRLGNDPSSFSTETGLCYNSKKPLPAVGGKNKTSADDMTTADLSQKMIEQDSAIFRKGDYNVTRPKPDSTTFSRDYNATEKPYKSAAFVEPTRTQKGRFLIDSTLKNAVETEASRYPGPPSVETKSVDPIASSSALKQLFLQYDAKRSGYVSKPILRRVCDCLLQPISPVDLEEILRHTMRGKEGAIDYQSFVDQFVDLQMKKQPKHATDVNANEVPCANSGGGREETNQQASPFIQQADTTFDTAMLGKEYQTSVHFKFGNDADKLSSIYNKDFQQSMQEQQQQTSRTKLAPQHSEVMHKLPGVEFGSSTKQSDFINFKEVSPAVFNNATAARDQASLKNKRRHEVNSVVLAGDKEKEATDRQKSLSHSSYVPHQNSDQFATSSAPLPKYNYLTGDGALPYPANVPRHSETNEAFASVKTHSTESNGELQAFKSENKDRSKDGKRAHFQMGNDDPNSVSEAMESFQLHEKRQIAAAGKKNQEDPRFKHHQVSKNTQDLSRDPMAPSNFQAQRMVKKSYYNAVPNPGDPLHIKLRSRLMDHDSDNTGRLVKRTVKHVCQEFQIAVSQYAMDNLLQRCESDFGDETVDYHKFVRSLTLEQIPNEVSAAHSSSIMMKDYRPLDQRSFTNAQLLTMKHMEDKPLEPMPTHFFHVDASGENTFQSLTTKDYVKPELHA, encoded by the exons ATGAGCGGTTCAAATTCTCCTTCAGTTATGGCTCGAAAACGAGAGGAATTATACGGGGCTAGTAGGTTAAAGAATGTTGAAGCTTTGAGGAGCAACTTGACGACAGATCATATAGCCATGATCTCAGAAGAAGGAATGAAATCTGAACTACCGTCCTGGCAAAGTACATCGAAAATTAATTTCAAG GGCACGCAACCATTGAGACCAAAAGAACAAATCTCAAGTACAGATAAACAG CGATTTTACCAG GACAACTCCCATTTCGATTTCAAAGCAGACAACGCTCcaattgatgacgtcatataccAATCGTCCTTGACGTCCAACGATTACCAACACAAGAAAACAAAGCCG CTACCCCCAGTGAAGCCAGATGGTAATGTCAATTTACCG GATATGAACCCCAGATACTGGAGGGATAGTTCCATGGCTCCATCCTTATACGCAACTGACTTCAGTGATAACAAA GAAGTACGTCACGGCGTAGAAGTTCCGGAAGTTGTCAAAGAAAGAAACGAAATGCGCAGGCGCAACGTGGAAGATGTCAGAAGCACACATTTTAGACTTGGAAACGATCCGTCAAG TTTTAGCACGGAGACTGGTTTGTGTTATAATTCTAAGAAACCTCTGCCAGCCGTTGGcgggaaaaacaaaacaagtgcgGACGATATGACGACTGCTGATCTCTCTCAAAAGATGATCGAACAAGATTCAGCCATCTTTAGAAAAGGAGACTACAACGTAACAC GACCCAAACCAGATTCGACCACCTTTAGTAGAGATTACAATGCAACTGAAAAACCCTACAAGTCAGCGGCGTTTGTGGAACCTACTAGGACTCAAAAAGGAAGATTTTTAATCGATTCAACTTTAAA AAACGCTGTAGAAACAGAAGCTTCTCGATACCCTGGCCCGCCCTCTGTTGAGACTAAGTCAGTTGATCCTATAGCTAGCAGTTCAGCATTGAAGCAGCTCTTTCTGCAGTACGATGCAAAGAG atCTGGTTACGTCAGCAAGCCTATCCTGAGACGTGTTTGTGATTGCTTGTTACAGCCGATATCACCCGTGGATCTCGAGGAGATTCTCAGACACACAATGCGAGGAAAAGAGGGCGCAATTGATTATCAAAGTTTCGTTGATCAGTTTGTTG atttacaGATGAAGAAACAGCCAAAACATGCTACAGATGTCAATGCTAATGAGGTACCATGTGCGAACAGTGGAGGAGGCAGGGAAGAAACGAACCAGCAAGCGTCACCATTTATTCAACAAGCTGACACGACCTTCGATACCGCTATGCTCGGCAAGGAATACCAGACGTCCGTTCACTTTAAA TTTGGAAACGATGCTGACAAGTTATCATCTATTTACAACAAAGATTTCCAACAGTCTATGcaggaacaacaacaacaaacgtcCAGGACAAAGCTAGCCCCTCAGCATTCAGAG GTGATGCACAAATTACCAGGTGTTGAGTTTGGGAGTAGTACCAAGCAATCTGATTTTATTAACTTTAAAGAAGTTAGCCCAGCTGTGTTCAACAACGCG ACCGCTGCCCGGGACCAGGCAAGTCTGAAGAATAAGCGAAGGCACGAGGTGAATAGTGTGGTACTTGCTGgtgacaaagaaaaagaagccACCGATCGACAAAAGTCTC tTTCTCATTCCAGTTATGTTCCGCATCAAAATTCAGACCAGTTTGCTACGTCATCAGCACCACTGCCTAAATATAACTACCTGACAGGTGACGGCGCTCTTCCATATCCAGCCAATGTACCACGGCATTCAGAGACAAACGAGGCCTTCGCGAGCGTTAAAACTCATTCTACTGAATCAAACGGAGAGCTGCAAGCATTTAAAAGCGAAAACAAGGATCGCTCCAAAGACGGTAAGAGAGCCCACTTTCAGATGGGAAATGATGACCCAAACAGCGTCTCAGAGGCTATGGAGTCCTTTCAACTGCACGAGAAGAGGCAGATAGCAGCAGCTGGGAAGAAAAACCAGGAAGACCCTCGCTTTAAGCATCATCAAGTTAG TAAGAATACACAAGACCTGTCCCGTGATCCGATGGCTCCAAGTAACTTTCAAGCTCAACGGATGGTGAAGAAGTCATACTATAACGC TGTACCCAATCCTGGAGATCCTTTACATATTAAACTCCGAAGTCGTCTGATGGATCATGACTCTGACAACACAGGTAGACTGGTCAAGAGGACAGTCAAACATGTCTGTCAAGAATTTCAAATTGCAGTTAGTCAATACGCGATGGACAACCTACTGCAAAG ATGTGAATCTGACTTTGGAGACGAGACAGTTGATTACCATAAATTTGTACGAAGCCTAACTTTGGAACAAATACCTAACGAGGTCTCGGCAGCACACAGTTCTTCTATCATGATGAAAGACTATAGGCCCTTAGACCAGAGAAG TTTTACTAATGCTCAGTTACTTACAATGAAACACATGGAAGATAAACCATTGGAGCCAATGCCGACCCACTTCTTTCACGTTGATGCATCGGGAG aaAACACATTCCAATCTCTAACAACGAAAGACTACGTTAAACCGGAGCTCCATGCTTAA